In the genome of Oxyura jamaicensis isolate SHBP4307 breed ruddy duck chromosome 23 unlocalized genomic scaffold, BPBGC_Ojam_1.0 oxy23_random_OJ71155, whole genome shotgun sequence, the window GGCGGCGGCCTCTGCCGGCTGGCCGCGGAGCCTAGCAGGGAGCGCTGCGGCCGCCTAGGGCTCGGCCGCCGGGTGCCCGCTCGTGGTGTCTTCGTCGGCGGGGAGCCGGGCCCGAGCGGTGCGGCCGCGGTACGCCGAGGACAGGGGCAGTGTCCGAGCGCGGTGGCCGGAGGGCTCCACGGCTCCTGCGCTGCGGTCCGTCCACTGCGTGGCTCCCGGAGGGCTGCGCGCATCCCGCATCCCGCATCCCTCGCGTGTCCGAGCGCCGTGCTGGAGCACAGACGTGGCTGAGAATAACGTGGTCAGGCGTACCGGGCTTTGCCATTCCTAggggcttttctttttgaaaaaggatGAATGATCGGGGATATTGTAACTTAAACATACTTATAAATttaagtctctctctctctatatatatttttcaaaatatctatAAAATTGGTTTGACGTCTTTTACGGAGTTGCACAATGCTGAAATCAAgattctatatatttttttttctatttcttagaGTGACTTGCATCGTGTCTGGAATGGAGATTTCCTCTCATCAGTTTCACCTCTTGCAGCAACTAAATGAGCAGCGCAGGCAGGACTTATTCTGTGACTGCAATATCCTGGTCGAGGGAAAGGTCTTTAAAGCACACCGAAATGTGCTGTTTGCCAGCAGTGGGTATTTCAAAATGCTCCTTTCACAGAGTTCGAAGGAAACTACTCAGCCAACGACAGCCACCTTCCAGGCCTTTTCTCCTGACACATTTACAGTTATCCTAGATTTTGTGTATTCAGGCAAACTGTCCCTCACTGGTCAGAATGTCATTGAAGTCATGTCGGCAGCTAGCTATCTTCAGATGACCGATGTTATCAGTGTGTGTAAAACATTCATTAAGTCTTCACTAGACATCAGTGAGAAGGAGAAGGATCGCTACTTCAGCCTGTCAGACAAAGAGGTAAATTCAAATGGCGTGGACCGATCGTGCTTATATAGCGctggctggagagcagaaagcagccccCCACATTCCCACTTAAATCCAGATCAAGGGACATGCATGATGGGTGGAAACGCTTGGAGCAATTTCAACTACTATCCTGCTTCTCAAAGAAATGCACAGCAACAGCTGTCCAAACACGACCAAAGGCAGGACTCTATAAAGAAATCCCGGCACCTGGGACTACAGCAACCTTCTGACATTCCTCACTATAAATCAAGCAAACTGGAGGACAGGGCTGCTGAGCCTGCTGGCCACGTTACTCAGTCTGAGGAGCAAGTTCAGATTGAAACAGAAGTTGAATCTCCTCATGTGGGATATCAGTATGGTCAAGGGTCTGATGTGATATCAAGAAGTTTGGCTGTGTCACAGCAGGAGCACGAATCACCCCGTTCTTCGAGTAAATCCAAGTCTTCAAAAGCAGATGAGCCGTATGCAAGCATGCCCTCAATTCTAGGTGTCATGGGAGGCTGGGCTGAAGGCAAGTTTGTTCTAGCACTGCAATCATCTGTTAATCATCTGGTGTCAGTGAGAAAATACACATTGCTGAAAGAGTGAGCATTTACCAGAAATACATTTCCGTTTTCCAGAAATGTAAGCTTGGAAAGCGAAgctctgtttttcagtaattatgaataaatgaagtaaatgaataaaggaataattacaaagaaattaaatcaaactagtctttcaaaatacataatCTTTAGTGTCTCTACAGCTCTAGACTCATGGTCATCTTGTTTTTTATGCTCATTTTAATATAGCTAATGGtccattcattttcctttgttgcatTCCTGTGTAATTTATGGGGAAACACAAAAtctttgtatttgaaaagacctatgatatattaaaaaaaaaaataggagtgattttctgttctgtttatgTTGCTTTTCATAACTAGAATACAGTTTCCTAGAGCATGACTAGATGTGTTatgacttcttttttaaaaatcaaattatttcctAACAGATGATCTGCCCAGGATGAGGTTCAAGTGCCCGTTCTGTACTCATGtggtgaaaagaaaagcagacctAAAGCGTCACCTTCGCTGTCACACAGGAGAGCGCCCTTACCCTTGCGAGGCATGTGGGAAAAGATTTAGCAGGCTAGATCACCTAAGTAGCCATTTTCGAACAGTATGTATTTTTAGTAACTGCATGATTTGTTTAATGTGTAAATCTGTCTCAGTATAATTAAACACAGTACAAGTGTATCTGGTTGATATATTGACTCCCATAAAGAAGAGGTAGTAGATAATTAAGCTGGTTTTGTTTAAGTCAATTTGAAGCATAATTCCTATGAGAGGAGATGCATTTCTTTGTTAATTGATGGTTTGCAAAGGTAGTGTGCTATGCAAGTGCTGTAATAGAGCTTAAGTGGACAATCACAGCACTCatgattgtttcatttttaaagtttgatGACTTCCTTGAAATGAGTTAATGCTACCACTTGATGCTACTCGAGCCCTACTTTAGTGATCTTAAAAACACTTCTCTCTggataaaataacaaatttattcATTTCAATTTTCCCAGATTCATCAGGCTTGTAAACCTATCTGCAGAAAGTGTAAACGCCACGTGACTGAGCTAACAGGACAAGTGGTCCAAGAGGGGACAAGACGTTACAGACTCTGTAATGAGTGCTTGGCTGAAGCTGGCATAGACAGTATTCGCATTGACTTGGAGGCTGAAGCACCACTTGAATTTCCAGCAGATGGGGATAAGGATTCCAGGTGGCACTATGGGGAAGACAACAGATCTGATGTGGAGATTGTGGAGGATGGGTCATCCGACTTGGTCATTCAGCAGGTTGATGACAGTGAGGATGAAATAGACGAAAAGGATGTAAAACCAAGCATTAGGTAGTTGCGAGATGAGCGTTAGTACGTTCTCCGTTTTACACAGAATTCCTGTCCTGACCATAAGCCCTCCACCAGCCTGTTGTTACTGTACAAAGACTTAGTGGTTTCTCTCGAACAGGTCCAGACTTGCATGTTTATGGACATATCATCGGGTCCATTCTGAATTTTGCTATCGAAATACCCATACTTTGCTTCACTAGAAATAACCCATTCTTGAATGAAATGATGGCTGAACATGGACACTGAAGTACTACGTGGATAGATGTCTACTACTTTTTGTAGTAGACAATGGGTCTTTTCTCAAAACCTCTTTCACGGGGGTAGGGtctaaatactttttaaaaaatgaagttgcaCACCATTGTAAATTACCCAATTTTTACACTTTCAGAGATGTTGGCTTTCTATGTGGTATCTCCCAGTGATGAGAAAAGTCTAAGTACCCCACCACTGCCATCTCCACTGTAGAATATAAAGgcagctgctcttcagcatTCAGAAATGAAGATAACCTTCCATGAAATTTCATGAAGACTTCACATTATGATTAGAAAAGCCAGGCAGAGAATTAAGAAAAAGCATATAATTTTTTTAGCACATATATCTGGAAAAGCACTTTCTTGtaaaaattattctaattaGGAGAATCTTTAGCAGATCATTCATTCAAGACTTATTTccttacaagaaaataaacacatgaaTGCTAGTCCCAGTCAATGCATCAGAGATAAAGTGGTTATGAATATGGATCAGTAATTGATGTCAGTAGATGTtttattcattctgaaaattgGGAACTCAGATTGGAGTGTGTTTTAATAGCCATtagtaaaataacttttttatttatttattttataaatatctcAAAAGTGGCAAAGTGGCGTGACTGGTAGCCCTGCATCCACGGCATTGCCATTGGCAGTGGCAGCTTTTCAATGCCAGCATGAACGAAACAATCCTGACAAGGTTACTTtggctgctgtgttttctttgttcccTGTTTTATTCACCATTAATGGAGGCAGAGCCAACTTGTATAGCATGTATACTCTATCGTTAGAAATGGAACTGATGACATTTTACATCTGAAACCATTGACTACTCGTTTGTATTGACCTACCCTCAATTTAAACTGGTGAGTTTTAAGATGGAGTCCTTACCGATTTATATATTCCCAAAGTCACCCAGTCACCAAGAGAACATAATTCCAGCttttttcagtctgtgctgTATGCCAGTGAAAAAGATGTACTGAAAGTTCTAAACATCATATTTGTTAACTTTACCTACAATTAGACTACAAGAGATGAGTTGATTAATGTTGAAGaaagtttccttttaaaacaaaattaagtcaCTTTGTTTTCTAACTTGGTGAGTTCTGCTTAACCAGCACTgcaaagaagagaggagaaatatGCTGCTGGCTGGTTTTACTCAGCATTTTCTTGGACAGAAATGAGTTTTACTAGTCTTCATATTGTGGTCATTGAACTCGATGGGTACAGGCTTAGaaagctttgtcttttttttttaacaattttgtaAGCATGTTTGGCTGAAACCTGGGGTTAATTACAGAgcaattacatatatatacactatataaTCTCTTTCCCAGGGACAGCTAAAGAGTcactattttatttgtatttctgtaaaaactGTATAGCCTtgttattatcatcattatcaGAGTGTGCAGCGTTTTCTTACCAGGCTGCAGATGGCCAGCCTAGGAGCCTCACAAATGAGAGCTGGAGTACATCCTAAGTTGGCGGTATCGAGCAGCACCTGGCTTGTATGTTCCAAGGAGACcattcttttttcatttgtccAGTTGGGAAGTAATATTTTATGGCTCCTACAGAAATTACTGTCCATTGGCTTAGGCATGGGggta includes:
- the ZBTB8A gene encoding zinc finger and BTB domain-containing protein 8A isoform X2, encoding MLKSRFYIFFFLFLRVTCIVSGMEISSHQFHLLQQLNEQRRQDLFCDCNILVEGKVFKAHRNVLFASSGYFKMLLSQSSKETTQPTTATFQAFSPDTFTVILDFVYSGKLSLTGQNVIEVMSAASYLQMTDVISVCKTFIKSSLDISEKEKDRYFSLSDKEVNSNGVDRSCLYSAGWRAESSPPHSHLNPDQGTCMMGGNAWSNFNYYPASQRNAQQQLSKHDQRQDSIKKSRHLGLQQPSDIPHYKSSKLEDRAAEPAGHVTQSEEQVQIETEVESPHVGYQYGQGSDVISRSLAVSQQEHESPRSSSKSKSSKADEPYASMPSILGVMGGWAEDDLPRMRFKCPFCTHVVKRKADLKRHLRCHTGERPYPCEIHQACKPICRKCKRHVTELTGQVVQEGTRRYRLCNECLAEAGIDSIRIDLEAEAPLEFPADGDKDSRWHYGEDNRSDVEIVEDGSSDLVIQQVDDSEDEIDEKDVKPSIR
- the ZBTB8A gene encoding zinc finger and BTB domain-containing protein 8A isoform X1; the encoded protein is MLKSRFYIFFFLFLRVTCIVSGMEISSHQFHLLQQLNEQRRQDLFCDCNILVEGKVFKAHRNVLFASSGYFKMLLSQSSKETTQPTTATFQAFSPDTFTVILDFVYSGKLSLTGQNVIEVMSAASYLQMTDVISVCKTFIKSSLDISEKEKDRYFSLSDKEVNSNGVDRSCLYSAGWRAESSPPHSHLNPDQGTCMMGGNAWSNFNYYPASQRNAQQQLSKHDQRQDSIKKSRHLGLQQPSDIPHYKSSKLEDRAAEPAGHVTQSEEQVQIETEVESPHVGYQYGQGSDVISRSLAVSQQEHESPRSSSKSKSSKADEPYASMPSILGVMGGWAEDDLPRMRFKCPFCTHVVKRKADLKRHLRCHTGERPYPCEACGKRFSRLDHLSSHFRTIHQACKPICRKCKRHVTELTGQVVQEGTRRYRLCNECLAEAGIDSIRIDLEAEAPLEFPADGDKDSRWHYGEDNRSDVEIVEDGSSDLVIQQVDDSEDEIDEKDVKPSIR